Proteins from a genomic interval of Stigmatella erecta:
- a CDS encoding BamA/TamA family outer membrane protein, with protein MPFALLALLIPALVTAAPEAPPGGQAGYEETLVSWGLAQHGRALEPAPEGKRLEAILIAAEDVVAESDPYPNFLNLFHARTRESVIRREVLLEPGQPYSAALVQETTRNLRKLGIFAVVRVVAVQGESPGGVALLIITKDIWSLRLNQTFEVVGSFVSYLKLQGTEANFLGLNQRLAADFILRPDTFSFGQSYINRRVGGSRWYFGESAALILGRESGKPEGSRGSVAIQRPLYSLSTPWGITTSASWNVATTRVYRGTQVWQLDYPDGDPVPYIYKTREVSGDAQYTRSYGGLHKMNVSGGVAAYHRDYGAPAEAPLDEGQRAWLRDTLLPRSEDAAYALLSLSAFEARYQVMRDVDSYALSEDYQLGHSVFASVRYAPPVFSSAAHYAELGVAARYRWLWGDALTTVAAAAAIRRALGDGGGWTNRRWATEVQQVSPRVLGGRFVARGVLDVNIDDLFDRVVLLGGGNGLRGARPDAYSGKRMLLVNLEYRTVPVVFQTLHLGGVLFYDAGSAFDRRPKVVHSVGLGIRFLFPQFNLYPFRVDFGYVLNDTMPSVGQRFTFSGGQITDYRPGFLDSPLR; from the coding sequence GTGCCGTTCGCGCTCCTTGCCCTGCTGATTCCCGCCCTGGTGACGGCGGCGCCCGAGGCTCCGCCCGGGGGGCAAGCTGGGTATGAGGAGACGCTCGTCTCCTGGGGGCTGGCCCAGCACGGGCGCGCGCTGGAGCCCGCGCCCGAGGGCAAGCGGCTGGAGGCCATCCTCATCGCGGCCGAGGATGTGGTGGCCGAGAGTGATCCATACCCCAACTTCCTGAACCTCTTCCACGCGCGCACGCGCGAGTCCGTCATCCGCCGCGAGGTGCTGCTGGAGCCCGGCCAGCCGTACTCCGCCGCGCTCGTGCAGGAGACGACGCGCAACCTGCGCAAGCTCGGCATCTTCGCCGTGGTGCGTGTGGTGGCCGTGCAGGGCGAGTCCCCCGGCGGGGTGGCCCTGCTCATCATCACCAAGGACATCTGGTCGCTGCGGCTCAACCAGACCTTCGAGGTGGTGGGCTCGTTCGTGAGCTACCTGAAGCTCCAGGGCACCGAGGCCAACTTCCTGGGGCTCAACCAGCGCCTGGCGGCGGACTTCATCCTGCGCCCGGACACCTTCAGCTTCGGCCAGAGCTACATCAACCGGCGGGTGGGCGGCAGCCGGTGGTACTTCGGCGAGAGCGCCGCCCTCATCCTGGGGCGCGAGAGCGGTAAGCCCGAGGGCTCGCGGGGCTCGGTGGCCATCCAGCGCCCGCTGTACTCCCTGTCCACGCCGTGGGGCATCACCACGTCCGCGTCCTGGAACGTGGCGACGACGCGGGTGTACCGGGGCACGCAGGTGTGGCAGCTGGACTACCCAGACGGCGATCCGGTCCCCTACATCTACAAGACGCGCGAGGTGTCCGGGGACGCGCAGTACACGCGCTCCTATGGCGGGCTCCACAAGATGAACGTGAGCGGCGGGGTGGCCGCCTACCACCGCGACTATGGCGCCCCCGCGGAGGCGCCGCTGGATGAGGGGCAGCGCGCCTGGCTCCGGGACACCCTGCTGCCGCGCAGCGAGGACGCCGCCTATGCGCTGCTGAGCCTGTCCGCCTTCGAGGCGCGCTACCAGGTGATGCGGGATGTGGACTCGTATGCGCTCTCGGAGGACTACCAGCTGGGGCACTCGGTCTTCGCCAGCGTCCGGTACGCGCCCCCGGTCTTCTCCTCCGCGGCGCACTACGCGGAGCTGGGCGTGGCGGCGCGCTACCGGTGGCTGTGGGGGGATGCGCTCACCACGGTGGCGGCGGCGGCGGCCATCCGCCGCGCGCTCGGGGATGGGGGCGGGTGGACCAACCGGCGCTGGGCCACCGAGGTGCAGCAGGTCTCCCCGCGCGTGCTGGGGGGCCGCTTCGTGGCGCGCGGCGTGCTGGACGTGAACATCGATGATCTGTTCGACCGGGTCGTCCTGCTGGGGGGCGGCAATGGGCTGCGCGGGGCGCGTCCGGATGCCTACTCGGGCAAGCGGATGCTCCTGGTGAACCTGGAGTACCGCACCGTGCCCGTCGTCTTCCAGACGCTGCACCTGGGCGGGGTGCTCTTCTACGACGCGGGCTCCGCCTTCGACCGGCGGCCGAAGGTGGTGCACTCGGTGGGCCTGGGGATCCGCTTCCTGTTCCCGCAGTTCAACCTGTACCCGTTCCGCGTGGACTTCGGGTACGTGCTCAACGACACGATGCCCTCGGTGGGACAGCGCTTCACGTTCAGCGGCGGGCAGATCACCGACTACCGGCCCGGCTTCCTGGACTCGCCGCTGCGGTGA
- a CDS encoding cobalamin-binding protein, with protein sequence MNGSLDRLLAAAPRYPQRIVCMTEETTETLYRIGAGDLVVGVSGFTVRPPEARKKPRVSSFLDANFERILELKPDLVLGFSDLQADLGRELCKRGVPVYLFNQRSVAEILQTIRVVGALVGRAEAAEQLADTLRANLERHAHAAEALPRRPRIFFEEWHEPLISGIRWCSELVELVGGEDVCAESRAHPEAKGRIFTPEEVARRDPEAVIASWCGRKAKREKMVSRPGWKEVRAVVDDQLYEVKSSFILQPGPAALSDGVDQLARIVAAVAQGRTLPSPRPEDLRTA encoded by the coding sequence ATGAACGGCTCCCTCGACCGGCTGCTCGCCGCCGCGCCCCGGTACCCCCAGCGCATCGTCTGCATGACGGAGGAGACGACGGAGACGCTCTACCGCATCGGCGCCGGAGACCTGGTGGTGGGCGTCTCGGGCTTCACGGTGCGCCCCCCCGAGGCGCGCAAGAAGCCGCGCGTCAGCTCGTTCCTGGACGCGAACTTCGAGCGCATCCTGGAGCTGAAGCCCGACCTGGTGCTCGGCTTCTCGGACCTGCAGGCGGACCTGGGGCGCGAGCTGTGCAAGCGCGGCGTGCCCGTGTACCTGTTCAACCAGCGCTCGGTGGCGGAGATCCTCCAGACGATCCGCGTGGTGGGTGCGCTGGTGGGGCGGGCGGAGGCGGCGGAGCAGCTGGCGGACACGCTGAGGGCCAACCTGGAGCGCCACGCGCACGCCGCGGAGGCCCTGCCCCGGCGGCCGCGCATCTTCTTCGAGGAGTGGCACGAGCCCCTCATCTCCGGCATCCGCTGGTGCTCGGAGCTGGTGGAGCTGGTGGGCGGCGAGGACGTGTGCGCCGAGTCCCGCGCCCACCCGGAGGCCAAGGGCCGCATCTTCACCCCCGAGGAGGTGGCGCGGCGCGACCCCGAGGCGGTCATCGCCAGCTGGTGTGGGCGCAAGGCCAAGCGGGAGAAGATGGTCTCCCGCCCGGGCTGGAAGGAGGTCCGCGCCGTGGTGGACGACCAGCTCTACGAGGTGAAGAGCTCCTTCATCCTCCAGCCGGGCCCGGCGGCGCTCTCGGATGGGGTGGATCAGCTCGCGCGCATCGTGGCGGCCGTGGCCCAGGGGCGCACGTTGCCCTCGCCCCGCCCGGAGGACTTGCGCACGGCGTGA
- a CDS encoding serine/threonine protein kinase encodes MIESDASAGGAPPPIEDPLLGRVLNERFKIVEALGAGGMGRVYKAIQSPLDRMVALKILNPQYGQDKDPGFQRRFFLEANVTAKLRHPNTITIIDYGKTDDGIYYIAMEYIEGLTLSQMLTQTGPLPWPRALSIAQQIARSLREAHKVGLIHRDLKPANVMILNQEKDHDLVKVLDFGLVKSFMPDGGNFPADVSLTQAGVILGSPQYMAPEQARNISDPRSDVYSLGVVLYQMLLGRPPFLAEQSIDIIVKHLNEPPPTFAAIWPNHTIPPEVEALVMKCLAKSPAERFDSMDRVLDSIRRTTAAAGLSSGFYSGPRSFITPGSGPHSGPISPPPSPSNASTMALDISVEEEEPRTKGRRNSLAIALLGGSVLAGVAVSLVFALSTPASKPPPAPLVAAPATAPPPAPPPTQAPAGTEPASDELAVNLTGEPEAPAAPSEEVPSEPAVPEPAAQASLVRFLIASEPSGARVKHRGKDLGQTPVELKLPANAAGRASAELTFELSGYPRATVKAEGEGPEVRFTHKLKKKKGPSRQRPGSTGYKDDPYQ; translated from the coding sequence ATGATTGAAAGCGACGCCTCTGCGGGGGGCGCGCCACCCCCCATCGAGGACCCCCTGTTGGGCAGGGTTCTCAACGAGCGTTTCAAGATCGTCGAAGCGCTCGGCGCCGGCGGAATGGGACGCGTGTACAAGGCCATCCAGTCCCCGCTCGACCGCATGGTCGCGCTGAAGATCCTCAACCCCCAGTACGGCCAGGACAAGGATCCCGGGTTCCAGCGCCGCTTCTTCCTGGAAGCCAACGTCACCGCGAAGCTGCGCCACCCCAACACCATCACCATCATCGACTACGGGAAGACCGACGACGGCATCTACTACATCGCGATGGAGTACATCGAGGGGCTGACCCTCTCGCAGATGCTCACCCAGACGGGCCCCCTGCCCTGGCCCCGCGCGCTCAGCATCGCCCAGCAGATTGCCCGCTCCCTGCGCGAGGCGCACAAGGTCGGCCTCATCCACCGCGACCTGAAGCCCGCCAACGTCATGATTCTCAACCAGGAGAAGGACCACGACCTGGTGAAGGTGCTGGACTTCGGGCTGGTGAAGTCCTTCATGCCCGACGGGGGCAACTTCCCTGCGGACGTGTCGCTCACCCAGGCGGGCGTCATCCTCGGCTCGCCGCAGTACATGGCGCCCGAGCAGGCGCGCAACATCTCCGACCCGCGCAGCGACGTGTACTCGCTGGGCGTGGTGCTCTACCAGATGCTGCTGGGGCGCCCGCCGTTCCTGGCCGAGCAGAGCATCGACATCATCGTCAAGCACCTCAACGAGCCGCCCCCCACCTTCGCGGCCATCTGGCCCAACCACACCATCCCTCCCGAGGTGGAGGCGCTGGTGATGAAGTGCCTGGCCAAGAGCCCCGCGGAGCGGTTCGACTCGATGGACCGGGTGCTCGACAGCATCCGCCGCACCACCGCCGCGGCCGGCCTCAGCAGCGGCTTCTACTCGGGCCCCCGCTCCTTCATCACCCCCGGCAGCGGCCCCCACTCGGGCCCCATCAGCCCGCCGCCCTCGCCCTCCAACGCCTCCACCATGGCGCTCGACATCTCCGTGGAGGAGGAGGAGCCACGGACGAAGGGGCGCCGCAACTCGCTGGCCATCGCCCTGCTCGGTGGCTCGGTGCTGGCCGGTGTGGCCGTGTCCCTGGTGTTCGCCCTGAGCACGCCCGCCTCCAAGCCGCCCCCGGCCCCGCTCGTGGCGGCCCCGGCCACGGCGCCTCCCCCGGCCCCGCCCCCCACGCAAGCCCCCGCCGGCACGGAGCCGGCATCCGATGAGCTCGCCGTGAACCTCACCGGCGAGCCGGAGGCTCCCGCGGCTCCCTCCGAGGAGGTTCCTTCCGAGCCCGCCGTGCCGGAGCCCGCGGCCCAGGCCTCCCTGGTGCGCTTCCTCATCGCCAGCGAGCCCAGCGGCGCCCGGGTGAAGCACCGGGGCAAGGACCTGGGCCAGACGCCCGTGGAGCTGAAGCTCCCGGCGAACGCGGCGGGCCGGGCCAGCGCCGAGCTGACGTTCGAGCTCAGCGGCTACCCCCGCGCCACCGTCAAGGCGGAGGGCGAGGGGCCTGAAGTGCGCTTCACCCACAAGCTCAAGAAGAAGAAGGGCCCCTCGCGGCAGCGGCCGGGCTCGACCGGTTACAAGGACGATCCCTACCAGTGA
- a CDS encoding Kelch repeat-containing protein produces MSAGRSSLPRRIPYTGIWLDNYSLTAVPGGALLAGGVAWHPDGIGSRSQTTGGAAFWEASAEAWHPLAPLPSPRHDHAAVTLPDGRVLLIGGRADQIMEMNSTLLWDPRTQAFQEGPPLREARARPVAVTLPDGAVLVLGSEYDDDLERGTRAELLRPGASAWEAAGQTARIFHTGPVCVSGRQVVIAGGRDNGFGFAIIEGTHYAPPLSRATELWDSERRLWRTSGPLMESRDDAQGVTLSDGRILVVGGWDHGQLLASAEVWDPGTGSWSAAGTLASARSSFALTALPDGRAVVSGGLVTGTSEPTAVAELWNPEARTWSLGKPLAVPRAGHQLAAMGAGTFLVVGNHSPSPEEPPETSWELWRPGG; encoded by the coding sequence ATGAGCGCTGGCCGTTCCTCTCTCCCGCGACGCATTCCCTACACGGGCATCTGGCTCGACAATTACAGCCTGACGGCCGTCCCCGGTGGCGCCCTGCTGGCCGGTGGCGTCGCGTGGCATCCCGACGGCATCGGCTCCAGAAGCCAGACCACCGGGGGCGCGGCGTTCTGGGAGGCCTCGGCCGAGGCATGGCATCCCCTGGCCCCCTTGCCCAGTCCCAGGCATGACCATGCGGCGGTGACGCTGCCAGACGGGCGGGTCCTCCTCATCGGAGGGCGTGCCGACCAGATCATGGAGATGAACAGCACCCTGCTCTGGGACCCCAGAACCCAGGCCTTCCAGGAGGGCCCTCCGCTGCGCGAGGCCCGGGCCCGCCCCGTCGCGGTGACGCTGCCGGATGGCGCGGTGCTCGTCCTGGGCTCCGAGTACGACGATGACCTGGAGCGCGGCACGCGGGCCGAGCTGCTGCGTCCGGGCGCCAGCGCCTGGGAGGCCGCCGGCCAGACGGCCCGCATCTTCCACACCGGCCCGGTCTGTGTGAGCGGCCGCCAGGTGGTCATCGCGGGCGGCCGGGACAATGGCTTCGGCTTCGCCATCATCGAGGGCACCCACTATGCGCCGCCCCTGTCGCGCGCCACCGAGCTGTGGGACTCCGAGCGCCGGCTGTGGCGGACGAGTGGCCCCCTGATGGAGTCCCGCGATGACGCCCAGGGGGTCACCCTCTCGGATGGACGCATCCTCGTCGTGGGTGGCTGGGACCACGGCCAACTCCTCGCCTCCGCGGAGGTGTGGGACCCGGGCACCGGAAGCTGGAGCGCCGCCGGGACGCTGGCCTCGGCGCGCTCCTCCTTCGCCCTGACGGCGCTCCCGGATGGACGGGCGGTGGTGTCCGGGGGGCTCGTGACAGGCACCTCCGAGCCCACGGCGGTGGCGGAGCTCTGGAACCCCGAAGCCCGCACCTGGTCTCTCGGAAAGCCGCTGGCGGTGCCCCGGGCGGGCCACCAGCTGGCGGCCATGGGGGCAGGCACGTTCCTCGTCGTGGGAAATCACTCCCCTTCTCCCGAGGAGCCTCCGGAGACGAGCTGGGAGCTGTGGCGGCCGGGCGGCTGA
- a CDS encoding response regulator has product MEDNEDIREGLSTLLEAEGYGVIPVGTAEEGLAQLQRQHVHLLITDYMLPGESGGWLVEQAMKEGCVRQTRVVMITAHPRVVPPSGVRMLHKPLDINEFLGIVEEELAALAQHAA; this is encoded by the coding sequence GTGGAAGACAACGAAGACATCCGCGAGGGCCTGAGCACCCTGCTGGAAGCCGAAGGCTACGGCGTCATTCCCGTGGGCACGGCGGAGGAAGGGCTCGCCCAGCTCCAGCGCCAGCACGTCCACCTGCTCATCACCGACTACATGCTGCCCGGGGAGAGCGGGGGCTGGCTGGTGGAGCAGGCCATGAAAGAGGGCTGTGTCCGCCAGACGCGGGTGGTGATGATCACCGCGCACCCCCGGGTCGTGCCGCCCTCGGGCGTGCGCATGCTCCACAAGCCGTTGGACATCAACGAGTTCCTCGGCATCGTGGAGGAAGAGCTCGCCGCCCTGGCCCAGCACGCGGCCTGA